In one Terriglobales bacterium genomic region, the following are encoded:
- a CDS encoding electron transfer flavoprotein subunit beta/FixA family protein: protein MKILVCMKQVPQKDAPLKVNESGKWIREDLSYEVNEPDAYALEEALRQKEKNGGEVVAITAGPGRAQQVLREALAKGADRAIHLEGDEFTGLDAMNTAKAFAAAVKDEQFDLIFTGLQSDDYGFAQTGVILSELLGWPHATIIMQIEKKGAGIRVKRELEAGFFQFVEMPLPAVLTIQSGINKLRYATLIGIKQAKNKPLRKVTFAEAQPALGPNQQKIEKLYVPQKTKKTEMLAGAPAEVAKKLVEKLRNEVRVL from the coding sequence ATGAAGATCCTGGTGTGCATGAAGCAGGTGCCGCAGAAAGATGCGCCGCTCAAGGTCAACGAGAGCGGGAAATGGATCCGCGAAGACCTGTCGTACGAGGTGAACGAGCCGGACGCCTACGCGCTGGAAGAGGCGCTGCGGCAGAAGGAGAAGAACGGGGGCGAGGTGGTGGCCATCACCGCCGGCCCGGGGCGGGCGCAGCAGGTGCTGCGGGAGGCGCTGGCCAAGGGCGCCGACCGGGCCATCCACCTGGAAGGCGACGAGTTCACCGGCCTGGACGCCATGAACACCGCCAAGGCGTTCGCGGCCGCGGTCAAGGACGAGCAGTTCGACCTGATCTTCACCGGGCTGCAATCGGACGACTACGGCTTCGCGCAGACGGGCGTGATCCTGTCGGAGCTGCTGGGCTGGCCGCACGCCACCATCATCATGCAGATCGAGAAGAAGGGCGCGGGCATCCGGGTGAAGCGCGAGCTGGAGGCCGGGTTCTTCCAGTTCGTGGAGATGCCGCTGCCGGCGGTGCTGACCATCCAGTCGGGCATCAACAAGCTGAGGTACGCGACGCTGATCGGCATCAAGCAGGCGAAGAACAAGCCTCTGCGCAAGGTGACGTTTGCGGAGGCACAGCCGGCGCTGGGGCCGAACCAGCAGAAGATCGAGAAGCTGTACGTGCCGCAGAAGACCAAGAAAACCGAAATGCTGGCCGGGGCGCCGGCGGAAGTGGCGAAGAAGCTGGTGGAAAAACTGAGGAACGAGGTGCGGGTACTGTGA
- a CDS encoding electron transfer flavoprotein subunit alpha/FixB family protein — protein sequence MADSILVVVEQREGKLNRVSLETVRAAQMIAAETKWEIEAAVVGSGIAGIAGEIAATAVKKVYAIENAALAAYTPDGFVQALRGFLDAKKPKLVLMPHTYQVRDFVPQLATSMGRTMVSDCIGFRSEGGKLVFTRQMFQGKFAADIALESEAPWFVTFQAGAFRADQVQPGSAGAPVETVQAGVDAAQIRTKPEAPFKEAKAAVDLTQAEIIVAVGRGIKEQKNIEIAKQLADALGGELAASRPICDNGWLPMERQIGSSGQTVAPKLYLALGISGAIQHIVGMKGSKTIIAVNKDGEAPIFEIADFGVVGNLFDVVPPLVEEIKKAKAGA from the coding sequence ATGGCTGACAGCATTCTTGTGGTCGTGGAGCAGAGGGAAGGAAAGCTGAACCGGGTTTCGCTGGAGACGGTGCGGGCAGCACAGATGATCGCCGCCGAGACCAAGTGGGAGATCGAGGCGGCGGTAGTGGGCAGCGGAATCGCGGGCATCGCCGGGGAGATCGCGGCCACGGCGGTGAAGAAGGTCTACGCCATCGAGAACGCGGCGCTCGCAGCCTACACGCCCGACGGATTCGTGCAGGCACTGCGCGGCTTCCTCGATGCGAAGAAGCCGAAGCTGGTGCTGATGCCGCACACCTACCAGGTGCGCGACTTCGTGCCGCAACTGGCGACCTCGATGGGGCGGACGATGGTGAGCGATTGCATCGGCTTCCGCAGCGAAGGCGGCAAGCTGGTGTTCACCCGGCAGATGTTCCAGGGCAAGTTCGCCGCCGACATCGCGCTGGAGAGCGAGGCACCCTGGTTCGTCACCTTCCAGGCGGGCGCCTTCCGCGCCGACCAGGTGCAGCCGGGCAGTGCGGGGGCCCCGGTCGAGACCGTGCAGGCCGGCGTGGACGCCGCCCAGATCCGCACCAAGCCGGAAGCGCCGTTCAAGGAGGCCAAGGCGGCGGTGGACCTGACGCAGGCGGAGATCATCGTGGCCGTGGGGCGAGGGATCAAGGAACAGAAGAACATCGAGATCGCCAAGCAGCTGGCGGACGCCCTGGGCGGAGAACTGGCGGCGTCGCGTCCCATTTGCGACAACGGCTGGCTGCCGATGGAGCGGCAGATCGGGTCGTCGGGGCAGACGGTGGCGCCCAAGCTGTATCTGGCGCTGGGCATCAGCGGGGCGATCCAGCACATCGTTGGAATGAAGGGATCGAAGACCATCATCGCAGTGAACAAAGATGGCGAAGCGCCGATCTTCGAGATTGCGGATTTTGGCGTGGTCGGGAACCTGTTTGACGTCGTGCCGCCGCTGGTTGAGGAAATTAAGAAAGCTAAAGCAGGGGCTTAA